A segment of the Thermus islandicus DSM 21543 genome:
TGCCTGCGGTGGGCTCATCCAAGAGGACCAGCTTGGCCCCGGTGGCCAAGACCATGCCCAGTTCCAGCCACTGGCGCTCTCCGTGGGCGAGGCGACGGGCCAATGTATAGGCCTTCTCCTCCAAAGAGATCCTTGTTAAAAGATCCCCCACCGTTTTCTCCTCTTCTGGGGTGGGCTTCCAGCTAAGCGAGCTCCATAGCCCCTTAACGCGACGGGCTGCCAAGAGGAGGTTCTCGTAGACGGAGAGTTCCTCCAGAACCCCCGGGGTCTGGAACTTCCGGGCGATGCCCTGCCGGGCGATAAGGTGTTCCGGTAGAGCCTGGATGGGTTGACCGTGGAAAAGGATCCGGCCCTGGCTGGGGCGAACGCGGCCGATGATGGCATCCAGGAGGGTGGATTTGCCCGCCCCGTTAGGACCTACCAGGATCCGTAGCTCCCCTGAAGCGACCGTCAGGTTGACGCCGTTCAGGGCTCGGAAGCCCCCCGCAAACTCCACCACCAGGTCCTCTACTCGGAGGAGCTCATCCACGACTTCTCACCTCCGGTACCCTGGCCTCGGGGTGCTGGCGGGCCCGGAGTCCTCTGGCCCGTTCCCCCAAGGCTGGAGCTAAAGCCACGAGCACAAAGAGGAGGCCTAGAAGGTAAGACCAGGCGCTGGGGAAGGCACTGCTTACCCGGTCCTTGACCAAGTTGAGGATCACGGTCCCTCCCACAGCCCCCAGAAAGCTCTCCCGTCCCCCGAGAGCCGTCCAGATCACCATCTCTATGGAGGGGACTACCCCTACCATGGCCGGAGAAATGACCCCTACATGCAGGGTGAAGAGAGCCCCGCTCGCTCCTGTTAGAATTGCTCCTAGGGCAAAAGCTGCTGTCTTGAAAAGGGCGGGGTCATACCCCAAGAAGCGCATACGGTTTTCCCCCTCCCGAATCGCCAGGAGCACTCTTCCAAAGAAAGAGGCCTTTAGGAGGTAGGAAAGACCAAGGGCCAAGACCACCCCTGTCAGGGTGAACCAATAGAGGGCCTTTTGGAATTCTGGCTCCCCTACGGAATGGCCAAGGAAAAGGGAAAAATTGGTAAGGCCGTTGAATCCTCCGGTGAGTCCTTGCTGGCTGATAAGCAGGGTAGCGAAGGTGAGGGCGAGGGCCTGGGTGATGAGGGAGATGTAGGCTCCGGTGATGCGCCGCCGGAAAAGGAGAAAGCCCAGGACCAAGGCGAGAAGGGCCGGCAAGAGGAAGACCATGGTCAGGGCAAAATAGGGGTTGCGGAATGGCGCCCACCACCATGGGAGTTGAGTTAGGCCATTCCAGACCATGAAATCAGGCAATTCCCCCACGGGCAAAGACGCAAGCTTTAAGTGCATGGCCAAGGCATATCCGCCGAGACCAAAAAAGATGCCCTGGCCTAGGCTCAAGACACCGCCATATCCCCAGACCCAGACCAGCCCAATGGCCGCAAGGCTTAGGCTGAGGAAGCGCCCCACCAGGGAGAGGTCGTAACTGGAGAGCCAGAAGGGGCCTAAGGCCAAGAGGGCTAAGGCTCCAGGGCCTAGGATCCTCACCAGGAAAGCCGCGTTTGCCCTCATCTAAACCTCCTCGAGGGCCCGGGAGCGAAGGGAGACCAAACCCCTGGGCCGTACCTGCAGGGTTAAAACCACCAAGAGCAGGAGAAGCACCTTGGCCAGGCTGACGCTGGTCAGGGCCTGCAAAAGGGCAGAGGCCAGGCCCACGAGAAGGCCGGCTACCACGGTTCCCCCTAGGCTGCCCAATCCTCCCAAAATGACCACAAGGAAGGCATCCACGATGTAGCTTTGCCCCACCGTAGGGGTGACGGGCGCCAGGAAGGCCAACGCCGCTCCTCCCAAGCCTGCTAGACCGCTTCCCAAGGCAAAGACAAACCCATCCACGGCCCGGGTGTGAATTCCCAAGGCCGCGGCCATCTCGCGATTTTGGCTAACGGCCCGGATATGAAGGCCAATTCGGGTCCAGCGGAGGAGGGCCCCTAGGAGACCCAACACCAGCAAGGCTAGGCTTGCTACAAAGAAGCGCACATAGGGTAGGCCCAGCCCATCCAGCGCTCCCCCTCGGATTTCCAGCGCTCCCGCCAACCAGGAGGGGCTTGTCACCTCTACCCCCGAAGGTCCGAAGAGGTCTCGGGCAGCTTGTTGCAGCACAAGGGAAATTCCCCAGGTCGCCAGAAGGGTTTCAGCAGGCCGTCCATAGAGGAAGCGAACCAGGCCGCTCTCCAAGAGCCAACCCACCAGGGCGCCGCTGAGAAAGGCAAGGGGAAGGGTCAGCAGGGGGGAATAGGGGGAGGGCATGCCCTGCTGGATAAGAAAGGCCAGGTATCCTCCAAGCATAAGGAACTCCCCGTGGGCCATGTTGATGACTCGCATGAGCCCGAAGCTGAAGGCCAGGCCCAAAGCGGTCATGATCAGGATGGACCCTACGCTTAGGCCGTTGAACACCTGCCCAATCCAGAGAGCGGCCTCCCCCATACCCCACCTCCTAGTGCAGCTTGCAGGTTTTCCCCGGGAAAGCGAGAGGGTCGTAGGGTTCGGGTTTCACCGGTTCCTTCGTGGACCAGAGAATCTTGAACTGGGCATTGCCCTGAAGCTCGCCAATGTAAACTGCCTGATAAAGGCTTTGGTTCTCGGCGAAACGAACCCGGCCTAAGGGCGTGGACACCCATCCCATCAGGACCGCTGCCTTACG
Coding sequences within it:
- the urtB gene encoding urea ABC transporter permease subunit UrtB, whose protein sequence is MGEAALWIGQVFNGLSVGSILIMTALGLAFSFGLMRVINMAHGEFLMLGGYLAFLIQQGMPSPYSPLLTLPLAFLSGALVGWLLESGLVRFLYGRPAETLLATWGISLVLQQAARDLFGPSGVEVTSPSWLAGALEIRGGALDGLGLPYVRFFVASLALLVLGLLGALLRWTRIGLHIRAVSQNREMAAALGIHTRAVDGFVFALGSGLAGLGGAALAFLAPVTPTVGQSYIVDAFLVVILGGLGSLGGTVVAGLLVGLASALLQALTSVSLAKVLLLLLVVLTLQVRPRGLVSLRSRALEEV
- the urtD gene encoding urea ABC transporter ATP-binding protein UrtD codes for the protein MDELLRVEDLVVEFAGGFRALNGVNLTVASGELRILVGPNGAGKSTLLDAIIGRVRPSQGRILFHGQPIQALPEHLIARQGIARKFQTPGVLEELSVYENLLLAARRVKGLWSSLSWKPTPEEEKTVGDLLTRISLEEKAYTLARRLAHGERQWLELGMVLATGAKLVLLDEPTAGMTRQEVEKTAELVKSLRGSRAFLVVDHDMAFVAMLEAPVTVLHQGQVLAEGSYEEVQNHPEVVAVYLGGAHA
- the urtC gene encoding urea ABC transporter permease subunit UrtC — translated: MRANAAFLVRILGPGALALLALGPFWLSSYDLSLVGRFLSLSLAAIGLVWVWGYGGVLSLGQGIFFGLGGYALAMHLKLASLPVGELPDFMVWNGLTQLPWWWAPFRNPYFALTMVFLLPALLALVLGFLLFRRRITGAYISLITQALALTFATLLISQQGLTGGFNGLTNFSLFLGHSVGEPEFQKALYWFTLTGVVLALGLSYLLKASFFGRVLLAIREGENRMRFLGYDPALFKTAAFALGAILTGASGALFTLHVGVISPAMVGVVPSIEMVIWTALGGRESFLGAVGGTVILNLVKDRVSSAFPSAWSYLLGLLFVLVALAPALGERARGLRARQHPEARVPEVRSRG